From the genome of Bombus vancouverensis nearcticus chromosome 4, iyBomVanc1_principal, whole genome shotgun sequence:
TAATTTGAAAGAAGTTCGAAAATTTGAGAGTAAAGAACTACTAACGCCGATTATAGTCGGTGCTCAAATAATAATATGCTCGGTTCTAATTACATCTGAAATTATTGTTTTGATTTTGTGTTTGATTACGTATTAATAATGTAGTTTCTTCGAGGAAAGAGATTGGAACAAACCAGCTATCTGTACATCTGTTAATTTCTTCAGTTGTCAAGGTTACATTTTTATCTTATCCTAACCCTTTTTTTATCCAAAGTGAATATTCGTGGCGAGTAGAGGAAATATACTCGCAGCCATGTGCGCCTTAAAGAGAAGGTTAATGCAGGATATGAGGAAGATTTTTTCGTACTTAACGTCAACGTTTTTCGTCCTTCATAAACGAAGAAGATTTACAAGAAATGAACTTGTTTGCGCACGatcgaaatattattaatactattttaaaatggcaAGTTATGAGCTGCCAGTATCAATAAGAACTTATCCGTGCACAACAGTAACAAACTTGATAacaaaagaaatgaaattttataagcggagttgaaaaattacaaattatctgtttttattttttgttattctTTACTACTTGAAATTTGTTCGTTAGCTTAAGGTTATTTATATTGTATCCTAATTCTAAAAAGAAAACTGTTTAATAATAAACGTACAAAAGCCACATTCGCAGCCATGTGCGCTGTAAGGAAAAGTTTAACGCGAGTAACCGTATTTACCGAATAATTCCAAGAAACCGGATTTTCATGGTAACCATTCTCAGAATATTTCATCGGCAGTTGTAACGTCGCGAGCATTACAATATAATCGGTGCATAAATTCGAATCAAACAGCATGTGATATTGCAACTACCGGATGTGGGTCAGATTTACTCTAGGACAACGTGTAATCGGCAACGGTGCGCTACCTATGTTTCTGCGTGTAATGCCGCTTCACAAGTGGGTCACTGTTAAATATAGGTCACGGTCGTATGGGACCTTCGTCAAATAATCGTGTTGCTTGGCTTTTACACTTTTCAAGGATCTTGACATAGTGTTGCTCTCGTCTGTAACTTGCGATTCAACTACAAACGACTCGATATTCGCGATTATCGTAGATTTGCTATATTAAGTTACGCGATCACTTAATAGAAATAAACGATTTTCAACTTAGCTTTAAACCGGAAGCTTCTATAATTATAAGATTAAAAGTTAATAACGATAAAGTAGTTTTAGCTTTTTAGACTTCCTGCAAACATAGATACGGTATTATTTATTTCCAAAGTTATCTCGGCATAACTTCATAAAAATGAGAGACTTTTAACTTATTCATTATGCAAATGAatttcatatataaaaatacacgaATAAAAATGCTACCTATAAATCATGAATTGTTCAATAGGAAAAGAATTAAAGTACACATGTGATTAACAACACTCTCGCGATATTgtttgaaattctattatatTCATTATATGGAATAGTGAATGAAGATAATTTCGAATTAAACAGAGCTGAACAAAaacgagaagagaaagagagattgtGGGTGGGTTCGCGATGCGATATGCGTTGTTATTATGTAAAATGAATTGCTTTCATTTCGCGTTTCAAACATTGTAGACGATTCATCTTCTTCGAGAAAAGATGTGTagaatattttgcttgttattGCGAAAGGGCGCGTAGTAATGTTTGCAATCCTCATTCATACGTTCCCGTTTCATTGAAATTACTTGCGTGTTTCTCAAATGAAAAGAATTAAGCCACCGTGATAATCTTTATTCATATATGCAAAGTAAGAGAGAAGACCAAGGAATGGCACGAAATGTATTTATTAAGAAAATCTTCTCGAACTTTTAGATgcgttaaaataaatgaaataaataacgaatgaaatagaaattatatttgtataatcatttgaagaaataataaaaatagttcACTTCCGTAATGTCCAACTTTAAAACGATACATTTAAGGGATAAAAAGATATAACCGCTCTAGAAAGCTCGTTTGTAGGCCGGATATGATGGACAACCGGAAACTGGCCCGTCTGTCGCCATAAAAGAAAGCATCGTAGAAATCTCGAGCACATATATTGTGATAGTCGATTGGTCAATGTTGGTTAATTGCTCGTAAACCGAGATGATCTTGAAAGATGAAACGAGATTTCCTATGAACGAGAGATATCCGTAGGTCAGAGGCGAGGGCAAAGGATATATGTAGTATGGTAAGATGTttgaaaagggaagaaaatacCACTGCCAGAAACGATAGGCTCTCCGGATCAATAATACCCGTCGTCAATTGATCTAAAGTGATGTATACCTCTGAAATCTTGGCAACTAGTACGAAGGAACTCTCGACCGATATTCAACCATTTTTATCATACAATCATCACCGCCATAATAATCAATAATCAATATTAAACAAAGATATTTGAAACTATTAATTCATTACATAATTGTGGTCTATACTATATGAGTTATTGATATGACTGTTTCCATTTTAGATTTATCTAGTCGTCATATTATACAAATACATTTTGTATCGTatctgtataatataaatatctccATTGTTTTTATTATCGAACGAAAGTTCTTGAATAACATTAACATAAACTTGCATATACaaatgtataacgttatgagcAACAGAACACAATAATAAAAAGCAAGAGatttaaatctattaaaatCTATCGCGCGATTAAATTGACGTACTTCCTTTTCCTTAAATAGCAAAGGTGAATTTAACGAGCAAAAATCGAATAAGATGAAAAGCATGTCTATATAATACGAAATATGAAAATACAAGAAAAACAAAACAATGAGTATTTATTTTTTAGTGAACGGTTACAAACAGAAAATGTTCATGTtagataatattaaatatttgatgTGCTAGTTAAAAATAGGAATTGTGGATCATTCACCTGGTCGAAACGAAAAATGACCTCACTCTTCCTACTTTCACTATTTCTAATTAGTAGAGATAAGTTTGCGTTACGTCAAGAATAAGAAAACTTTcaacaaaaataatataaagttgattaattttaataaattgatgaGTATAAAAAATATGCTAAATGTAATTTCTATAAATCCAACTGCTTTTTCTAACCAGTTACAATTTTAGGCAGAAAATTGATACGAAAGTTACAGTTTGAAAATTAAACAGACTAAACTAAGCTAAATTAAATCAACTAAgtttaacaaattgtaaagtacatcATTGAGGTTTCAGATATGATTGGAGACacattgtgaagattttaaatGCAGTTTTAAGTGTATCATGAAGAAGATAATTATTGTTCTTCATAACTTTGTTATTGCTGTAGAAATTCATTTAACCAGCTTATCCGGCTCGTTTATGTACAATCAATTTCCTGAAACATAATTaatagagaaaatatgaaagagAGCGTGATAATTAAAGTAGAAATTATACTACTTATTAACGCAGCGTTAAAAAGATaggaaataatacaaaaatttgttttttttttaatattttctttttatagattatgaaaataaaaataaatgtttgaaaataataagGAATTGATTGACATTGCGTTCAACTTACAAGAGTAAAAAATTTgtgatttttacgaaaaataggtAATATAAATTCTCTTGTATTATTTAGtaatcaacatgaattaacGAGTATTAttcaagaaattaaaaatatgcgCAAATAATATTCAGTTCCTGCATAATTATAATCAGTTCAAAAGtgcttttttttgtttttaatcaAATGTTCGTTTATACATTTAACAATAATGAGTATACATAAATGACATGCATTAACGTTCCggttattatataatttattacataatacattaaataatttattatataataaaagtgTAAATAAAAGTGTAGTAAACATTCATAAAATGAagttaataaaagaaaaattttattaaatgtgtCAGAGAATATTTACgtaatatacgtaattataataTAAGGAAACAAGACCGAGAGGAAACGAAGATCGCGAAAATTTATTAAGTTAATGAAAAACTCGTTATTAATTTatctattaaaaaattactaaattataaaatttcaagtATTTAATCTCTCACACACAGagttaaaaacaataaaaatttctctAATAAAGACATTAAAGAAATGTGTTTCATAACTTctttaaattctatttattagTAATCAGTAGTCGACATTATTTATTGTGAAATTAATAATTTGCAGGATGGTCGCATGTAAGTCAAATGTACTTTGCATTTATTTCAGTAACAATAAATGCAAATGTACTTTGCATTTATTTAAGTAACTTTGCATTACACCGTTATTTATAGGTTCCAAGCACACCTCTTGATTACTGCAGACGTATACCAAGAGTCTTTCCCTTTAATTATTTACGGTAAAACCAAGGATTACTTTCGGAAAAATAGTTACGCTCATCCATTCATGCTCTTGCATTACGatcttttttgtgaattattataaaaaacacTAAAGATTTGTCATGATATGAGAcatttttcattcatataaattttataatggaTAAATCCGTAATCTTGTAGACATTTTCGAGTTATAAAGGCTCGCCTGTATCCATAAAAACATATATTTAATcccagaaataaataaaaaggtaGAGTTAGaaacataaaattttaaaattattcctGTGATCTTCAGTTCGAAAAGCAACAATGGAAAGAATCATTTACTATTTTCGCGTGTACCTGCAGATTTTAAGGTTtttatgtttcatgaatttgaaGGCTTCCTGAATAAACAAAATGTAATCTTGTCACGATTTTCGAATTACCACGGATCGACTGTACTTAACTCTTAACTGGTATTATTGGATCACAGGCAACCATAACAATTTGGAATTAGATTACTTAGTTTGaagaatgtaaaatataaaataaaattagatatGCTAAGTTTCAGTAATCTAACATAAGTTATAATagttatacatacataatcTAGCAGTACTATTTGAaggataaaattataatgtttaatcttattatttaattCTAATGAAATTTGTATTTCCAGTATATGACAGAGAAGATGGGCGGAGCGGAAGGAACAAAACTCGACGTTGACTTCATGGATATGGAGAGGGTGAGTACGTTTCTACATTTTTAAGGTTTCCGGAAGGTGTTCTTATTGCATCGCCTTTAACCTTCGATCAATCTTCTCGCCAATGAAACCTTCTTGATGAAATTTGTTCGCACCTCTTTTACTTCAAAGAAATGAACTCCTTATGtactttgaaatattatttagaaatagaaataaataagaaaacgaaataaaagtaGAAATTTGATAATGTAATATCATTTAAGCTAACGTACAGTATGATATAATTTTGATCGTAGAAAACGGATGTCACGTATGAGCTGGTGGAGGAGTTACAAATGAAAACGAAAGAGTTCCTTCAGCCAAATCCAACTGCAAGAGCGAAGATGGCCGCGGTCAAGGGCATCAGTAAGCTCAGCGGTCAGGCAAAAGCCTCGACTTACCCCCAACCAGAAGGTGTTCTCGGCGATTGCATGCTTATTTATGGAAAGAAATTGGGAGAGGATAGTATTTTCGGTACGTTTGTTCAGTCCATATAGTTAgacttaattaataattaattgttattttaaaaCATTCATATTCACTTCCTATCACCAAAAAGCTGTGCCGCTACTTTAACTTTCGGAGGACATTCGCATCTCAACCCATAACTTTCGTAATTGCATACCTAACGAAGAAACTAGTAGAGCAGACGCATAAATTATGCATCTAAGTACAAGCAAACATTCGGCTCATTAATCTTTCCTAATTTCTGTTCGCAGCTCAGGCTCTGGTTGAAATGGGCGAGGCGATGAAGCAGATGGCGGACGTGAAATATTCTCTGGACGACAACATTAAACAAAACTTCCTGGAGCCTCTGCACCATTTgcagaccaaagacttgaaagAAGTGATGGTAGGTTGGTTACTAAAAAAAGTTGGCTTTTCTTCTTGACTCGTTGAGTAGCGTTGTCCCAGTTTAACGCGACAAGAATACGCGACgagacagaaagaaagaaagaggggaaAAGTGCATGTATTCGAGAACGGGAATTGATATCCCTTTTTGTTTTCAGCATCACCGGAAAAAGCTTCAGGGACGAAGGCTGGACTTCGATTGCAAGCGGAGACGTCAAGCGAAAGGTATACTTGGACGCGAGTTGACTTTATCTTTCTCTgcgatatttattgatttatttaagCACAACACATTGGGGCCGCGCACATTGTGTCCTTGCACACCTTGTACATACATCATGTCTTTGTACAAAAACTCGATGCGTGTCGTTTGCAATTATACGCACGTAGAGTGGCTCACAAAAGCGTTCGAACACTTCTGAAAACCTCTTATGGATATATTATACCTGttacatattttgaaatttcattggtatTGTAGTAAGATAGAAGTATCATGATTTACGTtggtaaaatataaaacagatGTACAGTGGCTACACAAAGTATTTACAtgtcattgtatttattattgcatttaCTTACTAATTATTTAGACTCGATTtcgttatgttatattttatatggtaataacaatttatgattaagaaggaatattttaatatatgacAGGTAAAAGTTCTATGTCATGATAGCCATATCTCACTACAGTATTAATGCAATTTCAAACAGTTCTGTATAACACACGTAACACATTCATAGAAGATTTCTATAAGTATTCAAATAGTTTTATGGGTCACTCtactaaaaataaagataacatGTAAAGATAAAATCTAAAATCGGACAAGAAATGCAGCTTTATTAAATGATTTATGCGTGTTCTTCCTTCATTTTCAGTTCATTGTCTTAGTTTACAGGCATTCCATTCGCATGTTCTGCTGCATGTGCACTTTGTCATAGATAAATTATAGTTGGTTGATGTTACcatgataattttttatttgtttatatgggGTGTTTCATCAAGTTAAAATGCAGATTATTTATTGCAGATGATCTTAATGCGTATGAAGGTCCATATTTATTTGCAAATTATCAATCATTAAGTTTTTCAGTTTAGTATgagagaaaaatatttgttttccgTTTGTTTGTCTGCATTCTTAATAATTAGCAACTGGAAAAAGATCAGCCAGTCCTCATTTTGGAAGTCCAGTGAAGTCCTCTTCACCATACACTGGTATGTGATTTCCTACGTGCAATAGTTATTAAATTCCTCActttatttccaattttttagATTTAGTTGCTTTTTTTAGAAACATATAGAATAATCAACCCTTTAATTATTTTCCTTTAAATCCATAATGATTACGTTACATTATGTGCATATAAATAACAATCCAAGTaataatctttcttttttcatctttgatgtatctttgtatattttttctaaaataaatgTATGTAGATTTATATCATAGTAATTCACAATCCTTTCAGATGATTATACTAAAAATACTAAgtataacaaatataaatatattcagAAGTGCACTAAAGGTACTGCGAATGTTGAATGTGTTGTACTTATTCTGTATATATTTTCTAGTGAAACTTCAATATCTGTATTATAAATGCTTGTGTTTCGAGAAAGAAGGAATGTACACGATCAAAGTACTTAGGCATTTCATATGGTTTAATTTCGCTAACTTTTACTCCTTGTTGTGTGTATATCTTATAATGTATCAAACATAGGCATTTAAGCAACCCTGTAGTACAATTTTTAATACCTTCACCGGCGCAAATTTTGCGAGCAGGTTCTCACGTTTCAGACGACGAAATTCGTCAAGCAGAAGAGAAATTTGCAGAGAGTCTCCATCTGGCACAATTGGGCATGTTCAACCTTTTGGAGAATGATGTAAGTAAAAAACTAATTGAATGTGTGTTAATTTTTACTTGAACAAGTTCTTATATAGAGATGTATCAAATTCTTCATGGAAGAATTGAGCAATTAACACGATAAAAACTTAAAGATGTTTGCTTATCATTGTTATATTGCTATATTGTTGCTTTTCATTGCTTTTTCCTTAGGTTGAACAAGTGGCACAGTTGGCAACATTCAGTGAAGGTCTCCTGGAGTACCATCAGCAGTGTACTGAGATTCTAAGAACACTAACAGAGACACTTTTGGAGAAGTATGTATTGATACAGTATACATATCTCACCAGACTTAGaacatcttttattttttataatcctttacaagaaaatgtatagaatataaatgttaattaataaattgaaaaattatggcaatttatatattaattcacTTTCACTTAAGAAATTCATTTTCTGTATTGCTCTAAAAAAGAATTTTGATTCTTTGTGTAACTTAATGTGATTATATTATGTACAGGGTATATGAATACTATTGTTAAAGATCATCACAGTGCAACATTATACCTCTGGATCAGTGGAGGTTTGAAATTCGAAGTTAAAGACAATTTTGTAGCAACTTCTTTAACGAATCTCTATCGATCTAAAGATGTAGAATCGCACTATAGTGGTCTTTATTAACAATATCTATACATCTTTTACTTttgttatatgaattttttctaatttctataGTTTTAAGGTTCCtaataacattattttatgCTATGAAATAATCTTCCACTTATTATCCACAATAATTTTGTAATGATTATgctattgtatttttatttttaatcacaGGAAAGACGAGGCAGCGAACAAACCAAAAATGGAATTCATACCGAAGACATTGGCTGATTTACACGTCGATGCATTACCTACATCGGATGCTATGAACGGTGGGAACTTCTCCTTCCACGGTAAAACACATTCACACATATGTTCACATCCAAGATAATGACTCTTGCGGGTGAATTGGCTGTCTGTTTCTTGTTTCCTCTGTCATGCAACATTTCTGCGTGTCCTGCAACTATACACTATAGTCGTATACATTGTACTCTTTCCTGATTGAGTTTCCCTCGCCATTACTCTGACTGTTAAACGGACATTAAATTTTTGTTATCTTTTGTACTCaaaggaatatattacataCACACTAAAATATGACATAATAGTAAGATATAAAAGTCGATGAAATCATATTTGAACTTCAATGTGGAGATTgatcttcttttttattatggTTTCGTCGAGATTGTAATAGAGCTAACAAATTGAATAACAAATTTTCCTgcagttttatgttaattttgataaataatattatataatgtttCTGGGTTTAGCATTTCGTTTTTTCAAATGCTAGGAAgttattctatataaatttatttatttatctatttaatgGTGATAAAAGGTGAAATTGCTTCACTTATTATTATTGCTTCACTTAATTAAACATTTAACACGATTACTTACCTATCACCTTGAATGCATTTTATTTTACTGTTTCCAAGCTAAGCaataatttttttgtatttttgatACTTCGAGAAATAATTGTACGCAAGTATGAACTATGTATATATTGACTCACCAACGTAATTTCGCGAAACTCATCTCTAACGCATTCATTACACGTTATCCGACTGTTCTGTGTGTATACTCTCGTATACCTGAATGTCTGTCCTTTTGACACAATGTAGGGGCAAGTCGAGCCGGGTCTCCGATTCATGGGGATGGGAAGCGCTCGCAGCTTGAGCTATTTCCAGCCGGAAACCCGCCACAATCTGCCAATGGTAAATTTTGCATGGGGTTGGTTTCTCCTATCGTAggtttcgatcgatcgattaattattcaatttcaatTCTATCGCTTTTCGTGCACCGCAAACAGGGCAAGAAAGTAATTACTATTTTGCTTCTTGTGTATCTTCTATCGATGTATCCTAATTTAGCCATTTACTGATCATTAAGTATATACATGCATGTTTATGTAATGGttatacatttctttttgtgtGTACTGTTATGGAATACTttgtttttcttaattttataagATATAGTGATTCACAATAAAACTTGAATGTCAAGATCATTATGTTGTTTActatcattttttaataatatagtaTTTATTGGATTGTTGTAGATTTctctataaaaattatataaaaagtcTACTTAGAACCAATAGAaatctaattttctaatttaattttcaCTGCATATATAAATCTCAGACATTatcgtatttaaatattaatgtgATTCACTGTACTTCATAATTTTATCTAGATTTTAGCGAGAATAGCTGTTTAAGTTGATCATCAGATATTATCATACATTTAGTTTTGcattatgttttattttattgaagataaaattcaaattatttagaTACTGTAGTGCTCTAATTTAAGACTGTTGCAGCAAGCCTAATATTTTGTTGCATTATCTATTTGTATCTAatataattctaaaattcttGATGGTTTCTAGCTTCGCCCTTGCCATCACCGAGCAAATCGCCAGCCAGGACTCCGATGACAAGACAACCTTGCTGTACAGCTTTGTACGATTTCGAGGCAGAAAATCCTGGAGAACTCGGCTTTAaagtaaatataatacaattatatatacaattttcCATTTCTGATTGTTTTTTTGTGTGAGTAATCTGAATTGGTaaatgtatttaattaaatattttgtaacttaaTTTTTTGTTATCGTAATTGAGGCATTGAAAATAAAAGTGAATTAACATAGAAACATTCTCAAATGTAAATTACagattttaataaaacttaTGTAGTATGATGTAGTTCTTGAAAAAGTATTTGGCACATATCTTTTTTATGTACTGATATTCATGTTGAAAGAGTGAAAACAGCTCCCGAAGTTGAATGTTGGAAACATATTTAACGGAATATCTCCGAAGCTATTAGGTTTAGAAAAATTGTCCAAATgtaaaaagaaatgtttttaaataagtAATGTATCTAACAATGGTGTATTATATTTCAGGAAAATGATACGATCACTTTGACCAAAAAGATTGACGAGAACTGGTTCGAGGGTAGCCTGAACGGTCGTACGGGTTATTTCCCAGTAACTTACGTGCAAGTCGTAGTGCCATTACCTTAAGGAGACGTGGTGCGTCTCGAAACCAAAGACCCTGCATTCGTTCATCAGCGTTTACCACGAGAATTACCTTAAATTAACAAACAATTAGCCTAAAAATCTCTCTTTCAAGATTACTCTCTTCCCTACTGAAATCACTTATTGCGTTATGGTTCGCTTATTCGAAATGGATGAATCCTCAAGTTCTACTCtattcacttattttatttctttccttttgtccCCAGGAATAGCTCTATACGCATgttaatgtacatatataatgttATAGTGTCTTTTATCGACGTAAGGACCTTCGCGCGcgcagatacatatatatataacacatGACTTACAGTACTACAATTAAGTATGAACACACGTATACACGTACACGAGATATACATGTACACACAATGTTATACATCATGAAGTACCTACGATGGCAGTCCACTGTCAAGGGCGGCTCTTTTCTCACTTTTTAATGTCGCTTCATGTGTCATCGATTTAATATCATTAATTTCTCACCAAAGTTTTATTGCACAAAGACATCAGAGCGCCAAGACTgcattgaaatttttcaaaatacttTTTACCTCAAGTATTTTCCCGTTCATTCAATCAACAATCATATACTCATTTAGTAGACATAGAACAAAATAATATTGCCTATTAAGTGATGGTTGATCTGCTCGGAATCGATTTTTCAGTCATAAGTATTTGAATCACTCGATATATCATGTTCATATTTCATGATTTCATTCAACGTTCATGTTTTCATCTTGTATATTTCTTTCCATACATTTGTTATTTGTTCATCATGCTCTCAAGTGCATTGTTCCTAATAtaaggggagagagagagagagagagaaagagagagagagaaagagagagagagagaggtaatTGAAATCATGTCATCCATTTTGCGTTGGTCCGCACGGCGCAGCAAAAAAGAAGCCACATAATTCGTATTATTAATATGGATTCGTATGTTGTATAGTAATTCCTTTTCATTCCTCTATCATTTTTTCAACGTTTATCTCGTATCATttgtcatttttttttaatcatttagGTGACACCGACTAGAAAGTTAGAATTTAGTTAAGCGATCTTCAAAATGGCGGCGAACCTCTTCCACGAAGTCgtcgattaatatttaatgaataattagaaatattcCATGTTTTCCATTCTGACTGTTTCGAGTCGTGACGCAGAATATGATTAACTATGTATTTCTGTCAGTCAGCATTTCTAATTCATTTAAAACTTGTTAATTCTGAGCTCCTTCTGTGTTATAGTCTCAAattgtcttcttttttttaagaTTTTAGTTCTTGTTAAGTGTAACTTCTTAGCAAATTAATTCGAATGACTAGTAAAACGCGATATTTTCGGAATAAAATAGATTTTACTTTACTAAGTATTTTAGAGattagatattttaatttctattcttCTTGGACTTTGTACGAGAGTTCAACCGCCAGAACAATGAAAGTAATTAAGGAACTTGGTTATTTGTTGCCACGTGGATTTTAGGTAAAAAAtcttcaaacaaaatatttgctaagcataatataataatgttaGAGTATATAacttacatattatatacatatacaatatatatacatatatgttgtCGATGACGGCGACAACAGTGATGACTACGACGATGGCATTATTATTACTGGTACTCGTATATTTTTCCATTTACTGTTACAATGAAAACATTTTCCATGATGAAAAACGTTCTTGGCCttactttatatttttaactGTTCCAATAGCAGTTTCATATAGTTGGTATTTTATGAATTATAACAACTCGCTAAGAACGACGTTCCAATGTGAGTGCGTTTcatgattaaaaattttatgaCTGGGATCTTTCCTAATGTAGAGATTATAACagattataaaatttcaaatccGCATATAATTTACGAtagtttatgtaaattcatatttttatgtgtATTTGGATATGAGGACTTCTTTCATTCTCTAAATATTGTCGTCGATACTTtaaatgttttgtatatttttgcatta
Proteins encoded in this window:
- the EndoA gene encoding SH3 domain containing GRB2 like, endophilin-A isoform X3, producing the protein MAFAGLKKQINKANQYMTEKMGGAEGTKLDVDFMDMERKTDVTYELVEELQMKTKEFLQPNPTARAKMAAVKGISKLSGQAKASTYPQPEGVLGDCMLIYGKKLGEDSIFAQALVEMGEAMKQMADVKYSLDDNIKQNFLEPLHHLQTKDLKEVMHHRKKLQGRRLDFDCKRRRQAKATGKRSASPHFGSPVKSSSPYTGSHVSDDEIRQAEEKFAESLHLAQLGMFNLLENDVEQVAQLATFSEGLLEYHQQCTEILRTLTETLLEKKDEAANKPKMEFIPKTLADLHVDALPTSDAMNGASRAGSPIHGDGKRSQLELFPAGNPPQSANASPLPSPSKSPARTPMTRQPCCTALYDFEAENPGELGFKENDTITLTKKIDENWFEGSLNGRTGYFPVTYVQVVVPLP
- the EndoA gene encoding SH3 domain containing GRB2 like, endophilin-A isoform X4 — protein: MAFAGLKKQINKANQYMTEKMGGAEGTKLDVDFMDMERKTDVTYELVEELQMKTKEFLQPNPTARAKMAAVKGISKLSGQAKASTYPQPEGVLGDCMLIYGKKLGEDSIFAQALVEMGEAMKQMADVKYSLDDNIKQNFLEPLHHLQTKDLKEVMHHRKKLQGRRLDFDCKRRRQAKGSHVSDDEIRQAEEKFAESLHLAQLGMFNLLENDVEQVAQLATFSEGLLEYHQQCTEILRTLTETLLEKKDEAANKPKMEFIPKTLADLHVDALPTSDAMNGGNFSFHGASRAGSPIHGDGKRSQLELFPAGNPPQSANASPLPSPSKSPARTPMTRQPCCTALYDFEAENPGELGFKENDTITLTKKIDENWFEGSLNGRTGYFPVTYVQVVVPLP
- the EndoA gene encoding SH3 domain containing GRB2 like, endophilin-A isoform X7 — encoded protein: MAFAGLKKQINKANQYMTEKMGGAEGTKLDVDFMDMERKTDVTYELVEELQMKTKEFLQPNPTARAKMAAVKGISKLSGQAKASTYPQPEGVLGDCMLIYGKKLGEDSIFAQALVEMGEAMKQMADVKYSLDDNIKQNFLEPLHHLQTKDLKEVMHHRKKLQGRRLDFDCKRRRQAKATGKRSASPHFGSPVKSSSPYTGSHVSDDEIRQAEEKFAESLHLAQLGMFNLLENDVEQVAQLATFSEGLLEYHQQCTEILRTLTETLLEKKDEAANKPKMEFIPKTLADLHVDALPTSDAMNGGNFSFHASPLPSPSKSPARTPMTRQPCCTALYDFEAENPGELGFKENDTITLTKKIDENWFEGSLNGRTGYFPVTYVQVVVPLP
- the EndoA gene encoding SH3 domain containing GRB2 like, endophilin-A isoform X9, which produces MAFAGLKKQINKANQYMTEKMGGAEGTKLDVDFMDMERKTDVTYELVEELQMKTKEFLQPNPTARAKMAAVKGISKLSGQAKASTYPQPEGVLGDCMLIYGKKLGEDSIFAQALVEMGEAMKQMADVKYSLDDNIKQNFLEPLHHLQTKDLKEVMHHRKKLQGRRLDFDCKRRRQAKGSHVSDDEIRQAEEKFAESLHLAQLGMFNLLENDVEQVAQLATFSEGLLEYHQQCTEILRTLTETLLEKKDEAANKPKMEFIPKTLADLHVDALPTSDAMNGGNFSFHASPLPSPSKSPARTPMTRQPCCTALYDFEAENPGELGFKENDTITLTKKIDENWFEGSLNGRTGYFPVTYVQVVVPLP
- the EndoA gene encoding SH3 domain containing GRB2 like, endophilin-A isoform X2 — its product is MAFAGLKKQINKANQYMTEKMGGAEGTKLDVDFMDMERKTDVTYELVEELQMKTKEFLQPNPTARAKMAAVKGISKLSGQAKASTYPQPEGVLGDCMLIYGKKLGEDSIFAQALVEMGEAMKQMADVKYSLDDNIKQNFLEPLHHLQTKDLKEVMHHRKKLQGRRLDFDCKRRRQAKATGKRSASPHFGSPVKSSSPYTDDEIRQAEEKFAESLHLAQLGMFNLLENDVEQVAQLATFSEGLLEYHQQCTEILRTLTETLLEKKDEAANKPKMEFIPKTLADLHVDALPTSDAMNGGNFSFHGASRAGSPIHGDGKRSQLELFPAGNPPQSANASPLPSPSKSPARTPMTRQPCCTALYDFEAENPGELGFKENDTITLTKKIDENWFEGSLNGRTGYFPVTYVQVVVPLP
- the EndoA gene encoding SH3 domain containing GRB2 like, endophilin-A isoform X8, with the translated sequence MAFAGLKKQINKANQYMTEKMGGAEGTKLDVDFMDMERKTDVTYELVEELQMKTKEFLQPNPTARAKMAAVKGISKLSGQAKASTYPQPEGVLGDCMLIYGKKLGEDSIFAQALVEMGEAMKQMADVKYSLDDNIKQNFLEPLHHLQTKDLKEVMHHRKKLQGRRLDFDCKRRRQAKATGKRSASPHFGSPVKSSSPYTGSHVSDDEIRQAEEKFAESLHLAQLGMFNLLENDVEQVAQLATFSEGLLEYHQQCTEILRTLTETLLEKKDEAANKPKMEFIPKTLADLHVDALPTSDAMNASPLPSPSKSPARTPMTRQPCCTALYDFEAENPGELGFKENDTITLTKKIDENWFEGSLNGRTGYFPVTYVQVVVPLP